The following proteins come from a genomic window of Liolophura sinensis isolate JHLJ2023 chromosome 13, CUHK_Ljap_v2, whole genome shotgun sequence:
- the LOC135480678 gene encoding flotillin-1-like isoform X3 → MGFEVCGPNEVMVVSGCCHKVPLLVPGGRVFVWPVIQKLQRISLNTLTLQIESNNVYTQLGVPISVTGIAQVKIQGQSNDMLAAACQQFLGKSENEIRKIAQETLEGHQRAIMGNMTVEEIYKDRKKFSKAVFEVASSDLVNMGICVVSYTLKDIRDEEGYLRALGMARTAQVKRDARIGEAEARRDAGIKEAQAEEQRMAARYANDIEIAKAQRDFELKKAVYDMEVQTKKAMSDLAYELQAAKTKQRIKEEEMQIKVVERTQQIQVQEQEIVRRERELDSNIRKPAEAEKFRLEKLAEANRTRIILEAEASAESIKVKGDAEAYAVEAKAKAEAEQMAKKADAWKDYQDAAMVDMVLESLPKIAAEISAPLSSCKKVTMVSSGKGDVGALKLTGEVMAIMEKLPKVVEGLTGVDIHRALKVGPKVK, encoded by the exons AATTTCACTTAATACTCTGACCTTGCAAATAGAAAGCAATAATGTTTACACCCAGCTTGGAGTTCCAATTTCTGTGACCGGGATAGCACAG GTAAAAATTCAAGGACAGAGCAATGACATGCTGGCAGCTGCTTGTCAGCAATTTCTGGGGAAATCTGAGAATGAAATCCGTAAGATTGCTCAGGAGACACTGGAAGGCCATCAGAGAGCAATTATGGGAAACATGACGGTCGAG GAGATCTACAAGGACAGGAAGAAGTTTTCCAAGGCCGTGTTTGAAGTGGCTTCCTCAGATCTGGTTAACATGGGCATCTGTGTGGTGAGCTACACACTGAAAGACATCCGCGATGAAGAG GGCTACCTGAGAGCCCTGGGTATGGCCCGTACTGCCCAGGTAAAGAGAGATGCTCGCATTGGCGAAGCTGAGGCCAGAAGAGACGCTGGCATCAAG gAAGCCCAGGCTGAGGAACAGAGAATGGCTGCTCGATACGCCAACGACATTGAAATTGCCAAGGCCCAGAGAGATTTCGAACTGAAGAAGGCTGTCTATGATATGGAGGTGCAGACAAAGAAAGCCATGTCAGACCTGGCATATGAGCTTCAG GCGGCCAAGACGAAACAGCGCATCAAAGAGGAAGAGATGCAGATCAAAGTAGTGGAGAGAACTCAACAGATACAGGTGCAGGAACAAGAAATCGTGCGACGTGAGCGCGAACTCGACTCCAACATCCGCAAACCCGCCGAGGCAGAAAAGTTCCGTCTGGAGAAACTTGCAGAGGCTAACAG AACCCGAATTATTTTGGAAGCTGAAGCCTCAGCTGAATCTATCAAG GTGAAGGGTGACGCTGAAGCATATGCCGTAGAAGCCAAGGCCAAAGCTGAGGCAGAACAGATGGCCAAGAAAGCTGATGCCTGGAAGGATTACCAAGATGCTGCTATGGTGGACATGGTCCTCGAATCTCTGCCCAAG ATTGCGGCTGAGATTTCTGCACCACTGTCCAGTTGTAAGAAGGTGACGATGGTGTCCAGCGGCAAGGGTGATGTGGGTGCCCTCAAACTGACTGGTGAGGTAATGGCCATCATGGAGAAGCTCCCCAAAGTGGTGGAAGGTCTGACCGGCGTGGACATTCACAGG GCCTTGAAGGTGGGGCCTAAGGTGAAGTAA
- the LOC135480678 gene encoding flotillin-1-like isoform X1 yields MGFEVCGPNEVMVVSGCCHKVPLLVPGGRVFVWPVIQKLQRLSLNVLTLQIDSSNVYTQLGVPISVTGIAQVKIQGQSNDMLAAACQQFLGKSENEIRKIAQETLEGHQRAIMGNMTVEEIYKDRKKFSKAVFEVASSDLVNMGICVVSYTLKDIRDEEGYLRALGMARTAQVKRDARIGEAEARRDAGIKEAQAEEQRMAARYANDIEIAKAQRDFELKKAVYDMEVQTKKAMSDLAYELQAAKTKQRIKEEEMQIKVVERTQQIQVQEQEIVRRERELDSNIRKPAEAEKFRLEKLAEANRTRIILEAEASAESIKVKGDAEAYAVEAKAKAEAEQMAKKADAWKDYQDAAMVDMVLESLPKIAAEISAPLSSCKKVTMVSSGKGDVGALKLTGEVMAIMEKLPKVVEGLTGVDIHRALKVGPKVK; encoded by the exons ACTGTCCCTTAATGTACTGACTTTACAAATAGACAGCAGTAACGTTTATACACAGCTGGGTGTCCCTATTTCTGTCACAGGTATCGCTCAG GTAAAAATTCAAGGACAGAGCAATGACATGCTGGCAGCTGCTTGTCAGCAATTTCTGGGGAAATCTGAGAATGAAATCCGTAAGATTGCTCAGGAGACACTGGAAGGCCATCAGAGAGCAATTATGGGAAACATGACGGTCGAG GAGATCTACAAGGACAGGAAGAAGTTTTCCAAGGCCGTGTTTGAAGTGGCTTCCTCAGATCTGGTTAACATGGGCATCTGTGTGGTGAGCTACACACTGAAAGACATCCGCGATGAAGAG GGCTACCTGAGAGCCCTGGGTATGGCCCGTACTGCCCAGGTAAAGAGAGATGCTCGCATTGGCGAAGCTGAGGCCAGAAGAGACGCTGGCATCAAG gAAGCCCAGGCTGAGGAACAGAGAATGGCTGCTCGATACGCCAACGACATTGAAATTGCCAAGGCCCAGAGAGATTTCGAACTGAAGAAGGCTGTCTATGATATGGAGGTGCAGACAAAGAAAGCCATGTCAGACCTGGCATATGAGCTTCAG GCGGCCAAGACGAAACAGCGCATCAAAGAGGAAGAGATGCAGATCAAAGTAGTGGAGAGAACTCAACAGATACAGGTGCAGGAACAAGAAATCGTGCGACGTGAGCGCGAACTCGACTCCAACATCCGCAAACCCGCCGAGGCAGAAAAGTTCCGTCTGGAGAAACTTGCAGAGGCTAACAG AACCCGAATTATTTTGGAAGCTGAAGCCTCAGCTGAATCTATCAAG GTGAAGGGTGACGCTGAAGCATATGCCGTAGAAGCCAAGGCCAAAGCTGAGGCAGAACAGATGGCCAAGAAAGCTGATGCCTGGAAGGATTACCAAGATGCTGCTATGGTGGACATGGTCCTCGAATCTCTGCCCAAG ATTGCGGCTGAGATTTCTGCACCACTGTCCAGTTGTAAGAAGGTGACGATGGTGTCCAGCGGCAAGGGTGATGTGGGTGCCCTCAAACTGACTGGTGAGGTAATGGCCATCATGGAGAAGCTCCCCAAAGTGGTGGAAGGTCTGACCGGCGTGGACATTCACAGG GCCTTGAAGGTGGGGCCTAAGGTGAAGTAA
- the LOC135480678 gene encoding flotillin-1-like isoform X4, translating to MLKVKIQGQSNDMLAAACQQFLGKSENEIRKIAQETLEGHQRAIMGNMTVEEIYKDRKKFSKAVFEVASSDLVNMGICVVSYTLKDIRDEEGYLRALGMARTAQVKRDARIGEAEARRDAGIKEAQAEEQRMAARYANDIEIAKAQRDFELKKAVYDMEVQTKKAMSDLAYELQAAKTKQRIKEEEMQIKVVERTQQIQVQEQEIVRRERELDSNIRKPAEAEKFRLEKLAEANRTRIILEAEASAESIKVKGDAEAYAVEAKAKAEAEQMAKKADAWKDYQDAAMVDMVLESLPKIAAEISAPLSSCKKVTMVSSGKGDVGALKLTGEVMAIMEKLPKVVEGLTGVDIHRALKVGPKVK from the exons GTAAAAATTCAAGGACAGAGCAATGACATGCTGGCAGCTGCTTGTCAGCAATTTCTGGGGAAATCTGAGAATGAAATCCGTAAGATTGCTCAGGAGACACTGGAAGGCCATCAGAGAGCAATTATGGGAAACATGACGGTCGAG GAGATCTACAAGGACAGGAAGAAGTTTTCCAAGGCCGTGTTTGAAGTGGCTTCCTCAGATCTGGTTAACATGGGCATCTGTGTGGTGAGCTACACACTGAAAGACATCCGCGATGAAGAG GGCTACCTGAGAGCCCTGGGTATGGCCCGTACTGCCCAGGTAAAGAGAGATGCTCGCATTGGCGAAGCTGAGGCCAGAAGAGACGCTGGCATCAAG gAAGCCCAGGCTGAGGAACAGAGAATGGCTGCTCGATACGCCAACGACATTGAAATTGCCAAGGCCCAGAGAGATTTCGAACTGAAGAAGGCTGTCTATGATATGGAGGTGCAGACAAAGAAAGCCATGTCAGACCTGGCATATGAGCTTCAG GCGGCCAAGACGAAACAGCGCATCAAAGAGGAAGAGATGCAGATCAAAGTAGTGGAGAGAACTCAACAGATACAGGTGCAGGAACAAGAAATCGTGCGACGTGAGCGCGAACTCGACTCCAACATCCGCAAACCCGCCGAGGCAGAAAAGTTCCGTCTGGAGAAACTTGCAGAGGCTAACAG AACCCGAATTATTTTGGAAGCTGAAGCCTCAGCTGAATCTATCAAG GTGAAGGGTGACGCTGAAGCATATGCCGTAGAAGCCAAGGCCAAAGCTGAGGCAGAACAGATGGCCAAGAAAGCTGATGCCTGGAAGGATTACCAAGATGCTGCTATGGTGGACATGGTCCTCGAATCTCTGCCCAAG ATTGCGGCTGAGATTTCTGCACCACTGTCCAGTTGTAAGAAGGTGACGATGGTGTCCAGCGGCAAGGGTGATGTGGGTGCCCTCAAACTGACTGGTGAGGTAATGGCCATCATGGAGAAGCTCCCCAAAGTGGTGGAAGGTCTGACCGGCGTGGACATTCACAGG GCCTTGAAGGTGGGGCCTAAGGTGAAGTAA